Proteins co-encoded in one Lineus longissimus chromosome 11, tnLinLong1.2, whole genome shotgun sequence genomic window:
- the LOC135495847 gene encoding macrophage mannose receptor 1-like, whose protein sequence is MGRHGDKCFSLVKGMKNRNAAQKHCGLLGTKAGMTPGNLATLKNSATHKFVVDNVINGVTRATWLGLKDTATEGDWVWQDGTSYSYNSWAVINGVQQPAGGAAQNCVVLEGVRNRGADRRAKWNDVDCARKTWSVCQFPADYTCGGYQLTDAPTDAPTDAPTDAPTDPPTDSPTAGPVSCPGWMTSYDGKCYKLITGRKTWSAAQQNCENLGTKASLTGNLAAIENFRTFQFFVDTLMTQDRDIWIGLNDKSSEGTWVWQSGVPYRYKKWASLNGVKQPAGGAAENCVFIENGKSGWDDAACSTRTWSICQFTNDNGIL, encoded by the exons ATGGGTCGGCATGGCGACAAATGTTTCAGTCTCGTCAAGGGGATGAAAAACCGGAACGCTGCTCAGAAACACTGTGGATTACTCGGGACCAAAGCTGGCATGACACCAGGCAACCTCGCAACGTTGAAAAACTCTGCTACTCATAAATTCGTAGTTGACAATGTCAT CAATGGAGTTACACGTGCTACATGGCTCGGTCTGAAGGACACTGCCACTGAGGGAGATTGGGTGTGGCAGGATGGGACGAGCTACAGCTACAACAGCTGGGCGGTGATAAACGGTGTGCAACAACCGGCAGGTGGAGCTGCCCAGAATTGTGTGGTTCTCGAAGGCGTCAGAAATAGAGGTGCGGATCGACGCGCCAAATGGAATGATGTCGATTGTGCTCGCAAAACCTGGTCTGTTTGTCAATTTCCAGCCGACTACACATG CGGAGGATATCAACTCACTGATGCCCCAACGGATGCACCCACTGATGCCCCAACGGATGCACCAACCGATCCACCAACCGATTCACCAACGGCCGGACCAGTGTCGTGCCCTGGTTGGATGACCTCGTATGATGGCAAGTGCTACAAGCTCATCACGGGCAGGAAAACGTGGTCAGCTGCTCAACAAAACTGTGAAAATCTTGGAACAAAAGCTAGCCTGACAGGCAACCTCGCAGCTATAGAAAACTTTAGAACGTTCCAGTTTTTTGTTGACACCCTCAT GACTCAGGATCGTGACATATGGATCGGACTGAACGACAAAAGTTCCGAGGGCACTTGGGTGTGGCAGAGTGGTGTGCCCTACAGGTACAAGAAATGGGCTAGCCTAAACGGGGTGAAGCAGCCGGCGGGTGGAGCTGCCGAGAATTGTGTGTTCATTGAGAATGGTAAATCTGGATGGGATGATGCGGCGTGTTCAACTAGAACCTGGTCGATCTGTCAGTTCACAAATGATAATGGCATTCTCTG A